The Streptomyces venezuelae genomic interval GGATCGAGGGGGAGACCTCGGCCGCCGATCGGCTGGAGGACGAGGTCGAGCGGATCCGGTCCGAGGTCGGGCAGCGGCAGCGGCAGGCGCTGGAGCAGCACGGCGGGGACCAGGCCGAGCTCGTCGCCCTGCTCTCGGGTGCGACCCCGGTGCACGGCCCCGGGGTGAAGCTCGTCGTCGACGACGCCAAGGGCACCGACACCGGTGGCGGGGGACCGCGGGAGAGCAGCGGTTTCTCCGACACGGGCCGGGTCCGGGACCGGGACATGCAGCGGGTCGTCAACGGTCTGTGGGAGTCCGGTGCCGAGGCCGTCTCGATCAACGGCCAGCGGCTGACGTCGCTCTCCGCGATCAGGGCCGCCGGTGACGCCATACTGGTCGACAACAAGCCGCTGGTGCCGCCGTACACCGTCCTCGCGATCGGGGACGGGCAGCGGCTGAGCACAGCGTTCCAGGACAGCGCCGACGGGCAGTATCTGCACGCGCTGGTGGAGAACTTCGGGATCAGGAGCAGCATCTCGGCCGAGGGCGACGTACGCCTGCCGGCCGCGCCGAGCCTGACCGTACGTACCGCAGAGCCGAGGGGGGCCGGGGCGGCGACGCCGTCCGGGCGGGCCACGGCCGACACAGGGAAGGGCACATCGTGATCGCCGTACTGGGCCTGATCGTCGGAGTCGTGGTCGGACTGTTGGTCCGACCCGAGGTTCCGGCGGTGGTCGAGCCCTATCTTCCGATCGCCGTGGTGGCCGCCCTGGACGCGGTCTTCGGCGGTCTGCGGGCCATGCTCGACGGGATCTTCGTCGACAAGGTCTTCGTGGTGTCGTTCCTCTCGAACGTGGTCGTGGCCGCGCTGATCGTCTTCCTCGGCGACAAGCTGGGCGTGGGCGCGCAGCTCTCGACCGGTGTGGTCGTCGTGCTCGGCATCCGGATCTTCTCCAACGCGGCCGCCATCCGGCGCCACGTGTTCCGGGCGTGAGGCCGATGAGCGACGACCAGGACCCTCAGATGCCTGAGAACCCCGACACGTCCCGGAGCCCTCGGGATCCGGAGAGCTCGCGGGATCCGGAGAGCCCGAAGAGCCCGAAGAGCCCCGACGGGTCGGGGAGCCCGGAGGGGTCGGAGAGCACGCACAGCCCGCAGGAGTCCGAGCGGGTTCGTCCGGGTGAGACCTCCGAGCAGCCTCGTACGCCGGAGAGCTCGCCGGGTGCCGGGAGCTCGGAGCGGGGCGAGGCCGTGGACGCACCCGTCGCGCCTGCCGCGCCGGTCGCTTCCGGTGGGGCAGAGCCGAGCGGGCGGCGCCGGCTCGCCGACGCCGTGTGGCCGCCGCGGGTCACCCGGGCCCAACTCATCGTCGCGCTGCTGCTGTTCGTCCTCGGTCTGGGCCTGGCCATCCAGGTCTCCTCGACCAGCGAGAACAGCGCGCTGCGAGGCGCGCGGCAGGAGGACCTCGTGCGGATCCTCGACGAGCTCGACGACCGCACGCAGCGCCTGGAGGACGAGAAGGCGCGCCTGGAGAAGCAGCGCACCGAGCTGGAGTCCAGCTCGGACCAGGCCGAGGAGGCCCGGAAGCAGACCCAGGAGAAGGAGCGGCAGCTCGGCGTCCTGGCCGGGACGGTCGGCGCCGAGGGACCGGGCATCACCCTGAGCGTCGGTGACCCCACCGGGGCCGTCGAGTCCGACATGCTGCTCGACGCCATCCAGGAGCTGCGCGCGGCGGGTGCCGAGGCGATCCAGGTCAACGGTGTGCGGGTGGTGGCGGACAGTTATTTCACCGGTAGCGGTGATGACATGCGGATCGATGGAACGAAGGTGGCCGCTCCGTACGTCTTCAAGGTCATCGGCAAGCCGGAGGATCTCGAGCCCGCGCTCAACATCCCCGGCGGTGTCGTGCAGACCCTCGAGAAGGAGCAGGCCACAGCCACGGTGGAGCGGTCGGCGAAGATCGTCGTCGATGCCTTGCGACCCGCGAAGCGGCCTGACTACGCTCAGTCGTCCTCGCAGTGAGACGGGGGACGAGAGGGTCCCGCGACAAGGGCATGACGTTGCGGGGGGTCGGCGCACCACAACGGTGGTGCGTGGTGGAAACTGTCCGGAGGATACGGACGTTGTGAAGGTGTCCGGGTCGGCAGGTGTGAGGGATTTCGGTTCGTCCTGCCCCACGGGCGGGTCTGTTTCGGTCAAGGGGAATCGCCCGTGAAGTTGTTTGCGAAGTTGTTCGGCAAGAGCGCACGCGAGGACGGCGGCAACGCCAGGCACCGCGCGCCGCGCCACGCCCAGAGCGAGGAGCAGGGCGGCGAGCGCCCGCTCTTCCGCGATGAGGTCGACGGTCAGGGCGGTGACATTTCGGGCGCGCCGGGCGCGTCTTCTGTTGACCCCGCCGGGGCCGGACGCATAGGTTTCGGGGAACCATCAACCTCAAGTACGGGTGGAGGGTTTACCCCCGACCCGTACGCGACACAGACCTCCGCGGGGATGCCGCGGCAGGAGGATGCGTCCATGCCGGTGTGTACGAGGTGCGGTCACCGCAACGCGGCCGACAGCCGCTTCTGCTCCCACTGCGGCACGCCGCTGCGGGGCGGGGTCGCCGCCGAGCGTGCGTCCGAGACGACGTCGACGATCTCCATCTCGGGGCTCGAGGCGTACGACGCGGAGGTCACCGGCCAGACCGCGCTCCCGTCGCTGTCCCCCGAGGCGCTCGCGGCCGTGGAGGCCCTGCCTCTCGGCTCCGCGCTCCTCGTGGTGCGCCGGGGTCCGAACTCCGGCAGCCGGTTCCTGCTCGACGGGGACCTGACGACGGCCGGCCGTCACCCGCAGAGCGACATCTTCCTGGACGACTTCACCGTCTCCCGGCGTCATGTCGAGTTCCGGCGGGCGCAGGACGGCAGCTTCACCGTCGCCGATGTCGGCAGCCTCAACGGCACGTACGTCAACCGTGAGCCGATCGAGTCGGTCGTGCTGTCCAACGGCGACGAGGTGCAGATCGGCAAGTACCGGCTGGTCTTCTATTCGAGCCAGCGGGGCGTGTGACGCCTCGGAGAAGCCTTCAGGGAAGGTCCATGCTGCGAACACCGACGGGCGGTGCCGGATCCGGCACCGCCACCGCGGGCGACCGGCTGGTGAGCATCGGCACGGTGCTGAACCAGCTGCGTGACGAATTTCCCGAAGTGACGATCTCCAAGATCCGGTTCCTGGAGGCCGAGGGGCTCGTGGAGCCCCGGCGGACGGCGTCCGGGTACCGGAAGTTCAGCCCGCAGGACGTGGAGCGGCTCGCTCAGATCCTGCGGATGCAGCGGGACCACTATCTTCCGCTGAAGGTCATCCGTGAGCATCTCGACGCTCTCGCCCGGGGCGAGCAGGTCAGTCTCCCGGCGCCGGGGCGCCGCGGCGAGCTGCTCGACGGGCCCTGGGAGCAGGACGGCGAGCGGCCCACCGCCGCCCGGATCGGCCGGGCCGAGCTGCTCGCCGCAGCCGCGGTGACCGAGGCCGAGCTCGCCGAGTGGGAGTCCTTCGGCCTCCTCGCCGAGGTGCGGGGCGGCGGCTACGACGCGGAGGCCGTCACCATCGCCAGACTTGTCGCGGATCTGGGGAGATTCGGTCTCGAACCTCGTCACCTGCGGGGCGTCAAGGCGGCCGCGGACCGTGAGGCCGGGCTCCTTGAACAGATGGTCGCGCCGCTGCGCCGGCACCGCAATCCGCAGACCAGAGCGCATGCGGAGGCCACCGCGAAGGAGCTCGCCGAGCTCTCCGTGAGGCTTCACGCGGCCTTCGTACAGGCGGCTCTGGGCATCCGGCTCCAGTGATCTTGGGCGGGCCCGACTATCCAAACAGGTCGGGCACGTCCTAGGGTTGCTGTGTGAACGAGCTCGACGTTGTGGGTGTCCGGGTGGAAATGCCCTCCAACCAGCCGATCGTGCTCCTGCGGGAAGTGGGAGGCGATCGGTACCTCCCCATCTGGATCGGACCTGGTGAGGCGACCGCGATCGCCTTCGCCCAGCAGGGGATGGCGCCTCCCCGGCCGCTGACGCACGACCTGTTCAAGGACGTGCTGGAGGCCGTGGGGCAGGAGCTCACCGAGGTCCGCATCACGGATCTGCGTGACGGGGTCTTCTACGCCGAGCTGGTCTTCGCCAGCGGCGTCGAGGTGAGCGCCCGGCCGTCCGACGCGATAGCACTCGCCCTGCGTACCGGAACGCCGATCTACGGCAGTGACGGTGTGCTGGACGACGCCGGTATCGCGATTCCGGACGAGCAGGAGGACGAGGTGGAGAAGTTCCGCGAGTTTCTCGACCAGATCTCACCGGAGGACTTCGGGACCAACAGTCAGTGAGACGTGCGGCCGGAGGCCGCTTGTGAGGCCGTTCGCGCGGCCCGCTCGTACGGCCGGTCGTACGGCCGTCGTACGAGCCGTTCGTGGGGTGCCGTCAGCGCATTCGAGTAGCCTTTCCCCGGGGAGAGACACGGCAAACCACTCTCAGGGTGATTATCACTCGGCGTGCCGAGTGTGGCGATCGTTGACGCACCCCGAGTGACTGCCTACCTTCGTGTGGGCAGGTCAAGGACGGAGGGTCGGCGTGATGAGCAGCGCGGACGGTACGGCAGGGAGCTCGCTCGGACGCGTGTCCGGGGAGTCCGGTCCGTATCCGCTTCACGGCAGTGTGGGCGACTTCGGAGCGGACGCGAGTACGGGCCCGGCGGGTGACGTGATCGGCTACCGCGGCCCCACGGCGTGCGCGGCCGCCGGCATCACCTATCGCCAGCTGGACTACTGGGCGCGCACCGGGCTCGTGGAGCCGAGCGTGCGGCCCGCGTACGGGTCGGGGACACAGCGGCTCTACAGCTTCCGCGACGTCGTCGTGCTGAAGATCGTCAAGCGCTTCCTCGACACCGGGGTGGCCCTGCAGAACATCCGGGCGGCCGTTCAGCACCTGCGTGCCCGGGGTTTCCGGGATCTGGAGCGCATGACGCTCATGAGCGACGGAGCCACGGTCTACGAGTGCTCCTCGCCCGACGAGGTCGTCGACCTCCTCCAGGGCGGCCAGGGCGTCTTCGGGATCGCCGTCGGGGTCGTCTGGCGGGACGTGGAGGCGGCGCTCTCGCAGCTGCACGGGGAGCGGGTGGACACGGGCGAGACGCTCGTCGGGCACAACCCGGGGGACGAGCTGGCCAGGCGGCGGCGGGACAAGGCGGTCTGAGGGGCGCCCCTGAGGGGGCGCTTCTGCAGGTCTGGGGCTGGGTGAGTCGGTGTTCCGGCCGATGTGCTGCTGGTGCCGCACGCGTTTCCGGGGTGCTTCGGGTGGTTGCCGTCCCGTTGTCAGTGGCATGGGGCAGCATCGGAAGTGTGAGAACCGCGCCGACGATCCTGCATCTCGACATGGATGCGTTCTTCGCCGCCGCCGAGCAGGCGGCGAAGCCCAGCCTGCGCGGAAAGCCCGTGGTCGTCGGCGGTCTCGGGCCGCGTGGAGTGGTCGCCACCGCCTCGTACGAGGCGCGCCGCTTCGGAGTGCACTCGGCCATGCCGATGGGCCAGGCGCGGCGGCTCGCGCCGAACGCCGCGTATCTCGTCCCGCGCTTCGCCTTCTACCGGTCGATCAGCGAACAGGTCATGGAGCTGCTCGGGCGGCTCTCGCCGCTCGTGGAGCCGCTCAGCCTCGACGAGGCCTTCGTGGACCTGGAGGCCGGGGGCCTCGCCGACGACAGCGCGGGCGCGCGGGTCGTCGGGGAGCGGCTGCGGGCCGACATCCTCGCGACCACGGGGCTGACGGGGTCGGTGGGGCTCGCGGGATCCAAGATGATCGCGAAGATCGCCTCCGAGGAGGCCAAGCCGGACGGGCTCGTGCTCATCGAGCCGGGGACCGAGCGGGAGCTGCTCGGGCCCCGGTCGGTGCGGATCCTGCCCGGGGTCGGGCCGGCGACCGGTGAGCATCTGCGGCGTGCCGGGATGACCACGGTCTCCGACCTGACAGAGGCGGGCGAGGACGAGCTCGTACGGCTCCTTGGACGGGCGCACGGGGCCTCGCTGTACCTGATGGCCCAGGGGTACGACGATCGGGCCGTGGTGGCCGAGCGGGACGCCAAATCGGTGTCGGTCGAGGACACCTTCGACGTCGACCTGCACGACCGCGTGCGGATCCGGACCGAGGTGGACCGGCTCGCCGATCGGTGCGTGGCGCGGCTGCGGGCCTCGGGGCACTCGGGGCGGACCATCGTCCTCAAGGTGCGGCGGTACGACTTCTCGACGCTGACCCGGTCCGAGACGCTCCGTGGGCCCACGGACGACCCGGTGGTCGTGCGGGAGGCCGCTGGGCGGCTTCTGGAGGCGGTCGACACGACCGGGGGCGTCCGGCTGCTCGGGGTGGGCGTGAGCGGGCTCGCGGACTACACGCAGGAGGATCTTTTCGCTCAGGCGGAGGAGGAGCGGGCGGCCGGCGCGGGCGCGGACGCTGCCGCTGTGGAGTCGGTGGGGGGCGGGGGCGGTGGTGTTTCGGGCGAGTCCGAGTCCGAGTCCGCCGGGGGCGTCGCCGTCTCCGTCGAGCGGCGGTGGGCGCCCGGGCATGACGTGCGGCACGCGGTGCACGGGGCGGGGTGGGTGCAGGGGAGCGGGGTCGGGCGGGTCACGGTGCGGTTCGAGGAGCCGTGGTCGGCGCCGGGGAGGGTGCGGACGTTCTCCGTGGACGATCCGGAGCTGGAGCCTTCGGAGCCGTTGCCCTTGGTGCGGAAGGAGTGCCGGGCGGAGGCGTGACGGGGCGGTGGGCCGGTGTGGGGTGGTGGGGGAGCGCCCGGCCTTGCGGCCGGGCTGGAGGTTCCCACCCGCACCGCCCGTGCGCGTCGGTGGGCAGCGCGGGTCTTCCCGTGGGGGGTTCGCGCCGTTGGCGGCTGCGGGCGTGGGGAGGCGCCCGGCCCGGTGGTTCGGGCGTGCTGGGTGGTGCGGGGCGTCAGCCCGACGGACCGGGTGTGTGGGGCAGTGCCGGACCGACGGTCCGACGGTCCGGGTGTGCGTGGCAGCGGCGGGAGCCCGGCCCGTGGTCCGGGTGCGGGGTAGTGGGGCGGCGGCCCGGGGGTCCAGGCGCGCGGGGGTGGTGGGGTGCGGCGGCCCGGTGGTTCGGGCATGCGTTTGGCCGAGGCGCCGTGGGCGGGTGTGGGGCGGCGCCTGGGCTGGTGGTGGGGCCTTAAGGGCCCTCTTGGCCTGCCAGGCGGCCGAAGTCGGTGTCCTGGGGCGTGGGGGGTGGGAGCGTGAGGCTGTAGTGGCGGTAGAGCTGGAGTTCCTGTTCCGGGGAGAGGTGGCGGCCTACTCCGAAGTCGGGGGCGTCCTTGATGAGTGCGCGTTCGAAGGGGATGTGCAGGCCGTCCTCGAGCAGGTCGCTCGGTTCCAGGGGCACGAAGGCGTCCCGACTGAACAGGCCGGTGCGGACCGCGGCCCATTCCGGGATGCCGGTCGCGTCGTCGAGGTACACCTCGTCCACGGTTCCGATCTTGTTTCCGTTCCGGTCGAACGCCTTGCGGCCGATCAGGCTGCGCGGATCGATGTCGGTCTGCACGGTCCCTCCAACTGGTCGCAACTGCTCTACACCTCTACGAAAGTGCACAAGTGGGATGTCGGCCACTTGAGCGATGGAAGCCGCAACCGCGCTGGTAGGCTGGCTGTGGCTGTCGACCCTGTGCGGGAGAGTCCCCCGGAGAAACCTTTCGGAGGGCGCCGAAGGAGCAAATCCTCCCCGGAATCTCTCAGGCCCCTGTACCGCGCGGACGAGGTCACTCTGGAAAGCAGAGCGGTGTCCGACGGCATGCGCTCTCACCGACGGTGAAAGCCGGTGTGCCGCGAGGCGTGCCGGTGAAACTCTCAGGTTGAGATGACAGAGGGGGAGGCCGTCCGGGTACCCGCGCCGTGGTGCCCCTCGCAGGTCGTGACGACCAGGAGGCCTCCGTACATGACCGCCAACCGCATTCCGCTCTCCGAGCTCGAGCAGGGCATCCCGTTCGAGCAGCGGCACATCGGGCCCGACGCCGAGGCGCGGGCCAAGATGCTCGCCCAGGTCGGCTACGGCTCGCTCGACGAGCTCACGGCCGCCGCGGTGCCGGACGTGATCAAGAACGCCGAGGCGCTGGGCCTGCCGGCCGCGCGCACCGAGGCCGAGGTGCTGGCCGAGCTGCGCACGCTCGCCGACCGCAACCAGGTCCTCGCCCCGATGATCGGCCTCGGGTACTACGGGACTTTCACCCCGCCCGTAATTCTCCGGAATGTCATGGAGAACCCGGCCTGGTACACCGCTTACACGCCGTACCAGCCCGAGATCTCGCAGGGCCGCCTCGAGGCGCTGCTCAACTTCCAGACCATGGTCGCCGACCTGACCGGGCTGCCCACCTCCGGTGCCTCCCTGCTCGACGAGGGCACCGCCGCCGCCGAGGCCATGGCGCTCGCCCGGCGCGTCGGCAAGGTCAAGAACGGTGTCTTCCTCATCGACGCCGACGCCCTGCCGCAGACGATCGCCGTCATCGAGACCCGCGCCGAGCCGACCGGTGTCGAGGTCGTCGTCGCCGACCTGAGCGAGGGCATTCCCGCCGAGGTCGCCGAGCGCGGTGTCTTCGGTGTGCTCCTTCAGTACCCGGGTGCCTCCGGTGCCGTGCGGGACATCAAGCCGCTGATCGACGCCGCCCACGAGCTCGGCGCGATCGTCACCGTCGCCGCCGACCTGCTCGCGCTGACCCTGCTCACCTCGCCCGGCGAGCTGGGCGCGGACATCGCCGTCGGTACGACGCAGCGCTTCGGTGTGCCCATGGGCTTCGGTGGCCCGCACGCCGGTTACATGGCCGTCCAGGACAAGCACGCCCGCTCCCTGCCCGGCCGCCTGGTGGGTGTGTCCGTCGACGCCGACGGCAACCGCGCCTACCGCCTGGCGCTGCAGACCCGCGAGCAGCACATCCGCCGCGAGAAGGCCACCAGCAACATCTGCACGGCTCAGGTGCTGCTTGCTGTCATGGCCGGTATGTACGCCGTCTACCACGGGCCGGACGGGCTGAAGGGAATCGCGCAGCGGACCCACCGGTACGCCACGATCCTCGCCGCGGGTCTCACCGCCGGTGGCGTCGAGGTCGTGCACGGTTCGTACTTCGACACCCTCACCGTCCGGGTGCCCGGTCGTGCCGACTCGGTCGTGGCCGCCGCCCGCGAGGCCGGCGTGAACCTCCACCGCGTCGACGCCGACCTCGTCTCGATCTCCTGTGACGAGACCACCGGTCGTGAGCAGCTCGTCGCCGTCTGGGGCGCCTTCGGTGTCGACGGCGACGTCGAGGCCCTGGACGCCGCCGCCGAGGACACGCTGCCCTCCGGGCTGCTGCGCTCCGACGCGTACCTGACCCACCCGGTCTTCCACGCGCACCGCTCCGAGACGTCGATGCTGCGCTACCTGCGCAAGCTCGCCGACCGCGACTACGCGCTCGACCGCGGCATGATCCCGCTCGGCTCCTGCACGATGAAGCTGAACGCGACGACCGAGATGGAGCCGGTGACCTGGCCCGAGTTCGGCCAGATCCACCCCTTCGCCCCGGTCGACCAGGCGCAGGGCTACGTCACGCTCATCACCGAGCTGGAGGAGCGCCTCGCCGAGGTCACCGGCTACGACAAGGTGTCGATCCAGCCCAACGCCGGTTCGCAGGGCGAGCTGGCCGGTCTGCTGGCCGTCCGCGCCTACCACCGCGCCAACGGCGACCTCCAGCGCACCGTCTGCCTCATCCCGTCCTCCGCGCACGGCACCAACGCCGCCTCCGCGGTGATGGCCGGCATGAAGGTCGTCGTCGTCAAGACCGCCGACGACGGCGAGGTCGACGTCGCGGACCTGCGCGCCAAGATCGAGCAGTACCGCGACGAGCTGTCCGTGCTGATGATCACCTACCCGTCCACGCACGGCGTCTTCGAGGAGCACGTCGCGGACATCTGCGCCGAGGTCCACGAGGCCGGCGGCCAGGTGTACGTCGACGGCGCCAACCTCAACGCGCTGGTCGGTCTCGCCAAGCCGGGCAAGTTCGGCGGCGACGTCTCACACCTGAACCTGCACAAGACCTTCTGCATCCCGCACGGCGGCGGCGGCCCGGGTGTCGGCCCGGTCGGCGTCCGCGCGCACCTCGCGCCGTACCTGCCGAACCACCCGCTGCAGCCGACGGCCGGCCCGGAGACGGGCGTCGGCCCGATCTCGGCCGCCCCGTGGGGCTCCGCCGGCATCCTGCCGATCTCCTGGTCGTACGTGCGCCTCATGGGCGGCGAGGGCCTCAAGCGCGCCACGCAGGTCGCCGTGCTCGCGGCGAACTACATCGCCAAGCGCCTGGAGCCGCACTTCCCGGTGCTCTACACCGGTCCGGCCGGTCTGGTCGCCCACGAGTGCATCGTGGACCTTCGTCCGATCTCGAAGGAGACGGGCGTGACGGTCGACGACATCGCCAAGCGCCTGATCGACTACGGCTTCCACGCGCCGACGATGTCCTTCCCGGTGGCCGGCACGCTGATGATCGAGCCGACCGAGTCCGAGGACATCACCGAGCTCGACCGCTTCTGTGACACGATGATCGCGATCCGCGCCGAGATCGAGAAGGTCGGCTCGGGCGAGTGGCCCGCCGACGACAACCCGCTGCACAACGCCCCGCACACCGCGGCCGCGCTGGGCGGCGAGTGGAACCACGCCTACACCCGTGACGAGGCGGTCTTCCCGTCCGGCGTCTCGGCCGCCGACAAGTACTGGCCGCCGGTCCGCCGCATCGACGGCGCCTTCGGCGACCGGAACCTGGTCTGCTCCTGCCCGCCGATGGACGAGTACGACCAGTGAGTGCGACCGTGACTCGCTGAGCACGGCCGAGGGCCGGTTCGGAGGATCTTCCTCCGGGCCGGCCCTCGGCGTTCGTCTCCCTCGTACGGCTCTCCGCACGCGCTCAGGCGGCGGTCGTGACCTGCCCCGCCGTCAGCGCCCGGTGCGGGGCGATGATCTGCCCGTCCGGCAGCAGTTCACCGGTGTCCTCGAAGAGCAGGACACCGTTGCACAGCAGGCTCCAGCCCTGTTCCGGGTGGTGTGCCATCAGTCGGGCCGCCTCCCGGTCGTTGGAGTCGGCGGTGGGACAGGCAGGCTGGTGCTGGCACATGGGTGGGTTCTTTCGCTGCGTCGTGGTGGATGTCCTGCGGCTCTTCGCGCTCATCGCCGCCCCCGTCCGGTCGGTTCGGTTCCGGTCCCAGTCTTGCTCCACGGACGGCCTTCCGCAGGTATTTCGCGGCAGCTCGTCCTCTCCGGGGAAGACGCATCACCCGCAGGGGCGGTTCAGGTCAAGTGCACGGTCTCTTCGGGTGGTTCGGGGTGGCCCGAGCGGGCTAGTCCGTACGGGAGCGCTGTTCGGGAGCACTGTTCGGGTGGGGTCCTCGGACAGCAGTGCGCCCCGTGACCCGGCCGGGTCACGGGGCGGGGCTGGGCAGGGTGGATCAGGCGGGCGCCGCCGAGCCCAGGAGGGGCGGCGGCGCGAGACGCGTACTGAGCACGGGCAGGAGGTCGGCGACCTGGTAGGGCCGGTGGGCCGCGATCCCCGGCGGCGCGGGGGCCAGGGGGACCAGAAGGTCGGCCGCGGCCGGGGCGTCGGTCGTGCCGTCCGCCTCCGGTTCGGCGTGCAGCCAGAGCGTCAGCATGTAGAGCTCGGGCACGGAGAGCAGCCGGGGCTGGTACGGGGTGGGCAGCGCCTCGGCC includes:
- a CDS encoding DUF881 domain-containing protein → MSQQPPVRSTGSPPPRPDASMSLLNNVIDHALDDGYAEATARRAAEGSDLPRPLRAKLGVAAGLLLAAVVVTVGAAEARISAPVVAKERQELIDRIEGETSAADRLEDEVERIRSEVGQRQRQALEQHGGDQAELVALLSGATPVHGPGVKLVVDDAKGTDTGGGGPRESSGFSDTGRVRDRDMQRVVNGLWESGAEAVSINGQRLTSLSAIRAAGDAILVDNKPLVPPYTVLAIGDGQRLSTAFQDSADGQYLHALVENFGIRSSISAEGDVRLPAAPSLTVRTAEPRGAGAATPSGRATADTGKGTS
- a CDS encoding small basic family protein, with translation MIAVLGLIVGVVVGLLVRPEVPAVVEPYLPIAVVAALDAVFGGLRAMLDGIFVDKVFVVSFLSNVVVAALIVFLGDKLGVGAQLSTGVVVVLGIRIFSNAAAIRRHVFRA
- a CDS encoding DUF881 domain-containing protein — protein: MRPMSDDQDPQMPENPDTSRSPRDPESSRDPESPKSPKSPDGSGSPEGSESTHSPQESERVRPGETSEQPRTPESSPGAGSSERGEAVDAPVAPAAPVASGGAEPSGRRRLADAVWPPRVTRAQLIVALLLFVLGLGLAIQVSSTSENSALRGARQEDLVRILDELDDRTQRLEDEKARLEKQRTELESSSDQAEEARKQTQEKERQLGVLAGTVGAEGPGITLSVGDPTGAVESDMLLDAIQELRAAGAEAIQVNGVRVVADSYFTGSGDDMRIDGTKVAAPYVFKVIGKPEDLEPALNIPGGVVQTLEKEQATATVERSAKIVVDALRPAKRPDYAQSSSQ
- a CDS encoding FHA domain-containing protein — translated: MSGGYGRCEGVRVGRCEGFRFVLPHGRVCFGQGESPVKLFAKLFGKSAREDGGNARHRAPRHAQSEEQGGERPLFRDEVDGQGGDISGAPGASSVDPAGAGRIGFGEPSTSSTGGGFTPDPYATQTSAGMPRQEDASMPVCTRCGHRNAADSRFCSHCGTPLRGGVAAERASETTSTISISGLEAYDAEVTGQTALPSLSPEALAAVEALPLGSALLVVRRGPNSGSRFLLDGDLTTAGRHPQSDIFLDDFTVSRRHVEFRRAQDGSFTVADVGSLNGTYVNREPIESVVLSNGDEVQIGKYRLVFYSSQRGV
- a CDS encoding MerR family transcriptional regulator, which produces MLRTPTGGAGSGTATAGDRLVSIGTVLNQLRDEFPEVTISKIRFLEAEGLVEPRRTASGYRKFSPQDVERLAQILRMQRDHYLPLKVIREHLDALARGEQVSLPAPGRRGELLDGPWEQDGERPTAARIGRAELLAAAAVTEAELAEWESFGLLAEVRGGGYDAEAVTIARLVADLGRFGLEPRHLRGVKAAADREAGLLEQMVAPLRRHRNPQTRAHAEATAKELAELSVRLHAAFVQAALGIRLQ
- a CDS encoding bifunctional nuclease family protein; its protein translation is MNELDVVGVRVEMPSNQPIVLLREVGGDRYLPIWIGPGEATAIAFAQQGMAPPRPLTHDLFKDVLEAVGQELTEVRITDLRDGVFYAELVFASGVEVSARPSDAIALALRTGTPIYGSDGVLDDAGIAIPDEQEDEVEKFREFLDQISPEDFGTNSQ
- a CDS encoding MerR family transcriptional regulator, with protein sequence MSSADGTAGSSLGRVSGESGPYPLHGSVGDFGADASTGPAGDVIGYRGPTACAAAGITYRQLDYWARTGLVEPSVRPAYGSGTQRLYSFRDVVVLKIVKRFLDTGVALQNIRAAVQHLRARGFRDLERMTLMSDGATVYECSSPDEVVDLLQGGQGVFGIAVGVVWRDVEAALSQLHGERVDTGETLVGHNPGDELARRRRDKAV
- a CDS encoding DNA polymerase IV, with product MRTAPTILHLDMDAFFAAAEQAAKPSLRGKPVVVGGLGPRGVVATASYEARRFGVHSAMPMGQARRLAPNAAYLVPRFAFYRSISEQVMELLGRLSPLVEPLSLDEAFVDLEAGGLADDSAGARVVGERLRADILATTGLTGSVGLAGSKMIAKIASEEAKPDGLVLIEPGTERELLGPRSVRILPGVGPATGEHLRRAGMTTVSDLTEAGEDELVRLLGRAHGASLYLMAQGYDDRAVVAERDAKSVSVEDTFDVDLHDRVRIRTEVDRLADRCVARLRASGHSGRTIVLKVRRYDFSTLTRSETLRGPTDDPVVVREAAGRLLEAVDTTGGVRLLGVGVSGLADYTQEDLFAQAEEERAAGAGADAAAVESVGGGGGGVSGESESESAGGVAVSVERRWAPGHDVRHAVHGAGWVQGSGVGRVTVRFEEPWSAPGRVRTFSVDDPELEPSEPLPLVRKECRAEA
- a CDS encoding PRC-barrel domain-containing protein, with protein sequence MQTDIDPRSLIGRKAFDRNGNKIGTVDEVYLDDATGIPEWAAVRTGLFSRDAFVPLEPSDLLEDGLHIPFERALIKDAPDFGVGRHLSPEQELQLYRHYSLTLPPPTPQDTDFGRLAGQEGP
- the gcvP gene encoding aminomethyl-transferring glycine dehydrogenase, whose product is MTANRIPLSELEQGIPFEQRHIGPDAEARAKMLAQVGYGSLDELTAAAVPDVIKNAEALGLPAARTEAEVLAELRTLADRNQVLAPMIGLGYYGTFTPPVILRNVMENPAWYTAYTPYQPEISQGRLEALLNFQTMVADLTGLPTSGASLLDEGTAAAEAMALARRVGKVKNGVFLIDADALPQTIAVIETRAEPTGVEVVVADLSEGIPAEVAERGVFGVLLQYPGASGAVRDIKPLIDAAHELGAIVTVAADLLALTLLTSPGELGADIAVGTTQRFGVPMGFGGPHAGYMAVQDKHARSLPGRLVGVSVDADGNRAYRLALQTREQHIRREKATSNICTAQVLLAVMAGMYAVYHGPDGLKGIAQRTHRYATILAAGLTAGGVEVVHGSYFDTLTVRVPGRADSVVAAAREAGVNLHRVDADLVSISCDETTGREQLVAVWGAFGVDGDVEALDAAAEDTLPSGLLRSDAYLTHPVFHAHRSETSMLRYLRKLADRDYALDRGMIPLGSCTMKLNATTEMEPVTWPEFGQIHPFAPVDQAQGYVTLITELEERLAEVTGYDKVSIQPNAGSQGELAGLLAVRAYHRANGDLQRTVCLIPSSAHGTNAASAVMAGMKVVVVKTADDGEVDVADLRAKIEQYRDELSVLMITYPSTHGVFEEHVADICAEVHEAGGQVYVDGANLNALVGLAKPGKFGGDVSHLNLHKTFCIPHGGGGPGVGPVGVRAHLAPYLPNHPLQPTAGPETGVGPISAAPWGSAGILPISWSYVRLMGGEGLKRATQVAVLAANYIAKRLEPHFPVLYTGPAGLVAHECIVDLRPISKETGVTVDDIAKRLIDYGFHAPTMSFPVAGTLMIEPTESEDITELDRFCDTMIAIRAEIEKVGSGEWPADDNPLHNAPHTAAALGGEWNHAYTRDEAVFPSGVSAADKYWPPVRRIDGAFGDRNLVCSCPPMDEYDQ
- a CDS encoding DUF5999 family protein; translated protein: MCQHQPACPTADSNDREAARLMAHHPEQGWSLLCNGVLLFEDTGELLPDGQIIAPHRALTAGQVTTAA